Proteins encoded by one window of Papio anubis isolate 15944 chromosome 7, Panubis1.0, whole genome shotgun sequence:
- the AP5M1 gene encoding AP-5 complex subunit mu-1 isoform X3 has translation MAQRAVWLISHEPGTPLCGTVRFSRRYPTVEKRARVFNGASYVPIPEDGPFLKALLFELRLLDDDKDFVESRDSCSRINKTSIYGLLIGGEELWPVVAFLKNDIIYACVPLVEQTLSPRPPLISVSGVSQGFEFLFGIQDFLYSGQKNDSELNTKLSQLPDLLLQACPFGTLLDANLKNSLDNTNFASVTQPQKQPAWKTGTYKGKPQVSISITEKVKSMQYDKQGIADTWQVVGTVTCKCDLEGIMPNVTISLNLPTNGSPLQDILVHPCVTSLDSAILTSSSIDAMDDSAFSGPYKFPLTPPLESFNLCYYTSQVPVPPILGFYQMKEEEVQLRITINLKLHESVKNNFEFCEAHIPFYNRGPITHLEYKTSFGQLEVFREKSLLIWIIGQKFPKSMEISLSGTVTFGAKSHEKQPFDPICIGETAYLKVM, from the exons ATGGCGCAGCGGGCAGTGTGGCTTATAAGTCACGAACCGGGAACTCCACTTTGTGGCACCGTGAGATTCTCCAG GCGGTATCCAACGGTTGAAAAACGAGCCAGAGTCTTCAATGGAGCAAGTTATGTGCCTATTCCTGAAGATGGTCCCTTTCTTAAAGCACTGCTCTTTGAACTTAGATTATTGGATGATGATAAAGACTTTGTTGAGAGTCGTGATAGCTGTTCACGCATCAATAAAACATCCATTTATGGACTCTTGATAGGAGGTGAAGAACTCTGGCCAGTTGTCGCTTTTCTGAAGAATGACATTATATATGCTTGTGTTCCACTAGTTGAACAAACTCTGTCCCCTCGTCCGCCATTAATTAGTGTTAGTGGAGTTTCACAAGgctttgaatttctttttgggATACAGGATTTTCTTTATTCAGGTCAAAAAAATGACTCTGAGCTAAATACAAAATTGAGCCAGTTGCCTGACTTGCTTCTGCAGGCTTGTCCATTTGGCACTTTATTAGATGCCAACTTAAAGAATTCATTAGATAATACCAATTTTGCATCTGTGACTCAGCCACAAAAACAGCCAGCTTGGAAAACTGGAACGTACAAAGGAAAACCACAAGTTTCTATTTCTATCACTGAAAAGGTAAAATCCATGCAATATGATAAACAGGGTATAGCGGATACATGGCAAGTTGTTGGAACAGTGACTTGCAAG TGTGATTTGGAAGGAATCATGCCAAATGTTACCATCAGCTTGAATCTCCCCACCAATGGATCTCCACTTCAAGATATTCTAGTTCATCCTTGTGTAACTTCTCTTGACTCTGCAATTCTGACTTCTAGTAGTATTGATGCAATGGATGACTCTGCATTTAGTGGGCCTTACAAATTTCCATTGACTCCACCTTTAGAGTCATTCAACTTGTGCTACTACACTTCCCAG gtCCCTGTCCCACCAATTTTGGGATTTTATCAAATGAAGGAGGAAGAAGTACAACTAAGAATAACCATTAATTTAAAACTTCACGAaagtgtgaaaaataattttgaattctgTGAAGCTCATATACCTTTTTACAATAG aggtcCAATTACACATTTGGAATATAAAACTAGTTTTGGCCAGCTCGAAGTATTTCGAGAGAAAAGCTTACTGATCTGGATTATTG GCCAGAAGTTCCCAAAGTCAATGGAAATTAGTCTTTCTGGAACTGTAACTTTTGGAGCCAAGAGCCATGAGAAGCAGCCATTTGACCCAATTTGTATTGGAGAAACAGCATATTTAAAG